In Ovis canadensis isolate MfBH-ARS-UI-01 breed Bighorn chromosome 3, ARS-UI_OviCan_v2, whole genome shotgun sequence, one DNA window encodes the following:
- the CYTH4 gene encoding cytohesin-4 isoform X3, with product MMETFASRYCLCNPGVFQSTDTCYVLSFSIIMLNTSLHNPNVRDRPPFERFVSMNRGINDGSDLPEEQLRNLFDSIKSEPFSIPEDDGNDLTHTFFKPDREGWLLKLGGRVKTWKRRWFILTDSCLYYFEFTTDKEPRGIIPLENLSVQKVDDPKKPFCLELCNPSCRGQKIKACKTDGDGKVVEGKHESYRISASSAEERDQWIEAIRASITRVPFYDLVSARKKKIASKQ from the exons ATGATGGAGACCTTCGCCTCCCGATACTGCCTCTGCAACCCCGGCGTCTTCCAGTCCACAG ACACCTGCTACgtcctgtccttctccatcatCATGCTCAACACCAGCCTCCACAACCCCAACGTCCGAGACAGGCCGCCCTTCGAGCGCTTTGTGTCCATGAACCGTGGCATCAACGACGGCAGTGACCTGCCTGAGGAGCAGCTGCGG AACCTCTTCGACAGCATCAAGAGCGAGCCCTTCTCCATCCCCGAGGACGATGGCAATGACCTCACCCACACCTTCTTCAAACCTGACCGCGAGGGCTGGCTGCTCAAACTGG GTGGCCGTGTGAAGACCTGGAAACGACGCTGGTTCATCCTGACGGACAGCTGCCTCTATTACTTCGAGTTCACCACT GACAAGGAGCCCCGGGGAATCATACCCCTTGAGAATCTCTCAGTGCAGAAGGTGGACGACCCCAAGAAGCCA TTCTGCCTGGAGCTCTGCAACCCCAGCTGCCGGGGCCAGAAGATAAAGGCCTGCAAGACTGACGGCGATGGTAAAGTGGTGGAGGGCAAGCACGAGTCTTACCGGATCTCAGCCTCCAGCGCTGAGGAGCGGGACCAATGGATCGAAGCCATTCG AGCCAGCATCACTCGTGTCCCCTTCTACGACCTGGTCTCTGCTCGGAAGAAGAAGATCGCCAGCAAGCAGTGA